The window CATCCTCACGGTGACCTGATGAGTCGTTATACCAACGACATGGACCGCATAAGTGAAGTACTTACCGACAATCTCGCCGATATGATCTCAGCAGTGCTGTCTCTCACAGGTATTCTCGTACTGATGCTCATCATAAGTCCATTATTAACGCTCTCGATGTTCATTATAGTGCCGGTCATGCTTCTTTTCGTAAATATCATCGCTAAAAGAAGCCGTAAATATTTTACGGCCCAACAAAATACGATCGGTGACGTGAATGGCTATATAGAAGAAATGATCAGCGGCCAGAAAGTGATTAAAATATTCGGACAAGAGAAGAAAGTAGAAGGGGAATTCGATGTGCGGAACAAAACCCTGTATGAAAAATCACGTAAAGCCCAGCTTTTCTCGGGAATGATGATGCCCATCATGCAGAACTTCAACACGCTTAATTTTGTAGTGGTCACTATTGTCGGCGCATTGTTGGCTATATACAGAGGGTTTGACGTGGGTGGCCTTGCCGCATTTTTGCAGTACTCACGCCAGTTCGGACGTCCGATTACCGATATTGCATCGCTCTATAACAATATCCAGTCCGCTATTGCAGGCGCCGAACGAGTCTTTGATATACTGGACCAGCCATCAGAACCTGCTGACCCCAAAGATGCCGTCCACCTTGTCATTAACGAAGTGAAGGGTGATATCTGCCTCACCGGTGTTTGGTTCAGTTATGATCCTGAAAAACCGGTGCTTAAAAATATCTCATTGCATGCCCGGCCAGGTGAACGAATTGGCCTTGTGGGATCGACGGGTGCGGGGAAAACCACTATACTCAACCTGTTGCCCCGGTTTTATGATATCGATAAGGGAGACATCACCATAGACGGCATACCGATAAAAAATATTGTCCGACGCGATCTGCGGAGCTCGCTGGCTATAGTATTACAGGACACCCATCTTTTCACGGGAACGGTAACCGAAAATATCCGTTTCGGAAAACCCAAAGCCACCCGTGAAGATGTAATAGAAGCGGCAAAACTGACCTCAGCACATTCGTTCATCAAACGATTACCCCAAGGATATGAAACCATTTTGGAGAATGACGGGGAAAACCTGAGTCAGGGGCAACGTCAGTTACTCAATATTGCGCGGGCAGCAGTTTCCGACCCGGCTATACTCCTGTTGGACGAAGCTACCAGCA of the Bacteroidales bacterium genome contains:
- a CDS encoding ABC transporter ATP-binding protein/permease, translating into MAHGGKNKGYVKPKEGKKTFLRLAAYLGDSKGKLSVVMVLVVISIACSLLGSYMLRPIINDYIMPGDIPGLLRMLVILAGIYLAGVVAAFIQYRMLNRIGQKTAARLRMELFTKMETLPVKYFDTHPHGDLMSRYTNDMDRISEVLTDNLADMISAVLSLTGILVLMLIISPLLTLSMFIIVPVMLLFVNIIAKRSRKYFTAQQNTIGDVNGYIEEMISGQKVIKIFGQEKKVEGEFDVRNKTLYEKSRKAQLFSGMMMPIMQNFNTLNFVVVTIVGALLAIYRGFDVGGLAAFLQYSRQFGRPITDIASLYNNIQSAIAGAERVFDILDQPSEPADPKDAVHLVINEVKGDICLTGVWFSYDPEKPVLKNISLHARPGERIGLVGSTGAGKTTILNLLPRFYDIDKGDITIDGIPIKNIVRRDLRSSLAIVLQDTHLFTGTVTENIRFGKPKATREDVIEAAKLTSAHSFIKRLPQGYETILENDGENLSQGQRQLLNIARAAVSDPAILLLDEATSNIDTRSETLIQEGLDKLMEGRTSFVIAHRLSTVRNLDRILVLENGEIAEEGSHTQLMEKQGIYYHLYRNQFA